The following nucleotide sequence is from Thermostaphylospora chromogena.
TCAGGTGCTTGGCGAGGGGTTCGATCCACTCCGGCTCGATCTTGGCGTTGATCCTCCCCCACAGCCGCGAGGTCTCCACCAGTTCGGCGGACATCACCCACTGCGGCTGCTTCTTGGCCAGCGCCGAGCCGGGCCAGATGGCGAAGCGGGCGTTGCGCGCGCCGAGGTATTCGGTGATCGGACGGCGCGGGCCGTCCTGGCCGCCCTTGCGGTCGACGTCCTTGACGCCGATGTGGGAGAGCAGGCCGGCCAGCAGCGACACGTGGATCTTCTGCGGGTCGGCGGGCGTGCTGTTCAGCGTCACGCCGAGCGACTTCGACATCTGCCGCAGCTGGCCGTAGACGTCCTGCCACTCGCGGACCCGCAGGTAGTTGAGGAACTCCGCCCGGCACAGGCGGCGGAACTGGCTGGAGGACAGCTCCCGCTGCTTCTCCTGGAGGTAGTTCCACAGGTTGAGGTAGGTGAGGAAGTCGGATTCCTTGTCGGCGAACCTGCGGTGCTTCTCGTCGGCGGCCTGCTGCTTGTCCACCGGCCGCTCCCGGGGGTCCTGGATGGACAGCGCGGCGGCGATCACCATGACCTCGTGCACGCAGCCGTTCCGGTCGGCCTCCAGCACCATGCGGGCCAGCCGCGGATCGACCGGGAGCGCGGCGAGCTTACGGCCCAGCGGGGTGAGGTTACGCGCGGAGTCGAACGCGCCGAGCTCCACCAGGAGGTTCATGCCGTCCTTGACCTGGCGCTGATCCGGCGGTTCGACGAAGGGGAAGGCCGCGATGTCGCCCAGGCCGATGGCGGTCATCTGCAGGATGACGGAGGCCAGGTTGGTGCGCAGGATCTCCGGGTCGGTGAACTCCGGACGGCTGAGGAAGTCCTCCTCGGAGTACAGGCGGATGCAGATGCCGTCCGACACCCGGCCGCAGCGGCCCTTGCGCTGGTTCGCCGACGCCTGGGAGATCGGCTCGATGGGCAGGCGCTGCACCTTGGTGCGGTGGCTGTAGCGGGAGATGCGGGCGAATCCGGGGTCGACGACGTATTTGATGCCGGGGACGGTGAGGGAGGTCTCCGCGACGTTCGTGGCCAGGACGATGCGGCGGCGCGAGTGGCGTTGGAAGACGCGGTGCTGCTCGGCGGCGGACAGGCGGGCGTAGAGGGGGAGGATCTCGGCGTCGTGGTGGTTCTGTTTCGCCAGGGCCTCGGCGGTGTCGCGGATCTCCCGCTCGCCGCTGAGGAAGACCAGGATGTCGCCGGGCCCTTCGGCGCACAGCTCGTCGATCGCGTCGGCGATCGCCTGGATCTGGTCCTCCTGGTCCTCACGCAGGGGCCGGTAGCGGACCTCCACGGGGTAGGTGCGGCCGGACACCTCGATGATCGGCGCGCCGCCGAAGTGGCGGGAGAACCGCTCGGGATCGATCGTCGCCGAGGTGATGATCACCTTGAGGTCGGGACGGCGGGGCAGGAGCTGTTTCAGGTAGCCGAGGATGAAGTCGATGTTGAGGCTGCGCTCGTGCGCCTCATCGATGATGAGCGTGTCGTACTGCTCCAGCGCTCGGTCGCCCTGCAGCTCGGCCAGGAGTATGCCGTCGGTCATCACCTTGACGAGGGTGTGGTCGCCGACGCGGTCGGTGAAGCGCACCTTGTATCCGACGGTGTGGCCCGGTTCGGTGCCCAGTTCCTCGGCGATGCGCTCGGCGACCGTGCGGGCGGCGATCCGCCGCGGCTGGGTGTGCCCGATCAGGCCGCGGACGCCGCGCCCCAGCTCCAGGCAGATCTTGGGAAGCTGGGTGGTCTTGCCCGAACCGGTCTCACCGGCCACGATCACCACCTGGTGGTCGCGGATCGCGGCCAGGATGTCGTCCTTGCGTGCGGAGACCGGAAGCTGCTCGGGATAGGTGATCTCCGGTACGGCGGCGCGACGGGCGGCCAGGCGCTGCTCGGCCTTCCCGACCTCGGCCGCGATCTCCTCGAGGATCCTCAGCCGGGCGTCGCGGCTGCGCACCTTGCGCACGCCGTCCAGGCGGCGGCGCAGCCGCCGTTGGTCGCGCAGCATCAGCTCCGGCAGTCGTGCGCGCAGGTCGTCCAGTGGAGAGGTCAACGAAGCGGTTCCCATGATCACTTTCCCGGTCGCCACTCCGGCGACCGCCCCCCCCCGAAAGGATAGGCAACCCCCACGGGATAGGCGCCAACGGTTATTCGCGGCCCTGTGTTCCAGACGTCGCTCAGGCGGCGGGACGACCACCGGCCTCCGTCGCGTCCGCATGCGGTGACCTCGGCCGACGCGTCATCGGCCCCCACACGCCTCACGCGGCCCGGCCGGATGCGAAACGCGTCGCGGCGCGCCCCTCCGGGGTCCGGGCCGATCCCGTCCCGGCCGTCCGGCCCGGGGGCGGGGACGGCGGCGGGCCTGCGACCCGGGCCTGTCGCACTAGCCGTCGAGCCGGGCCAGGTAGAAGGGACACCCCTGGTCGTCGGTGCACTCGGCCATCGAGCCGAACGGCCGGGGCTGGGGATCGGTGGCGGTGCCGCCCAGCTCACGCGCTTTGGCGACGGCGGCGGCCAAGTCGTCCACCGCGTACAACGGCACGGCGGCGGCTCGTTCCCGGCCGCCCCAGAAGCCGACCATCGGGCGCACCTCGCCGTCGTCGTTGCGCACGTTCCACCCGTTCTCCACCCGTCCCGGGGTGAACCGCCAGCCGAGCACCGGACCGTAGAACGCCTTGGCGGCCTCGACGTCGGGGAAGCCGATGGTGATGTAGGCAAGTTCGCCGTGCCGGGGCCGCTCCGTGGCACGGCCCCGGCCCGTGTCCTCGTAGACGACGAACGGCAGGCCCTGGTCGTCCTCACAGTCGGCGATCAGCCCGTACGGCTCCCGCCGGGACTCCTCGGCCCGCCCGCCGGCGGCCCGGACGCGGTGGATCGCCTCGGTGACGTCGTCCACCGCGTAGCAGAGGAAGAGGGTGTAGCGGTCCTGCCCGCCCCAGACGCCGAAGGGGGGCGTGACGCCCTCCACCTGCCTGCCCTGGGCCGAGCCGCCCGGCGACAGCCGCCAGCCGAGCAGGTCGTGGTAGAAGGCGGCGGCGCGGGCGACGTCCGGCGTCCACAGCATGGCGTAGCCGACGTCCCCCCGGCGCAGTCCGGTGATGGTGCTCATGTGATCCGTCTCCTCGTCGTATCGCGCGGGCGGCAGGTGGTCTCCTGCCCCGCGGGGTCGTGCGATCACATCCCGCGGCGGACGGGCTCGGCGGGCACGGCGGAGAAAGGGGACGGGCCCCGCCGCTGTGCGGCGGGGCCCGCGGGAAGGTCCGTTCCTACCGGTTCAGCCGGTTCAGTTCACAGGCGGGTACGCGTTGCGCAGCAGCTCCTGGAACTGCGCCGAGAACCAGTGGCCGGAGAGCGGCGCGTCGGGCAGCGCACCGCTGTTGTTGTAGCCGTTGCGCTCGTTGCCCTCGTAGGTCGGGTCGCACATCCGGTCGAACTTCTTGCCCTCGTCGTTGTCGATCTCCTCGCTGGCGCCGTCGGACTCGCCCGGAGGCTTGACCCACACGTAGGCGTCGATGCCGGGCTCGGGGTTGGCCTGCGGCCGCTCGCCGAGACCCGCGCCCGCCTGGTTGCACCAGTTGCCGGCGTGGAGGCGGCGGTCGATCCGGGACTCGTCGACGAACTTGTCCACGTCGGTGGCGGAGCTGGGACCGGTCGGCCGGTCCGGGCCGCCCCAGCCGTTACGCGAGGTGTCGATGAGCATGCCGATGTCGCTCGGGAAGCCGAGGCTGATCAGCTCTCGGCGCATGTCCTGCGCGTAGCTCAGCTCGTCGACGTAGAAGTTCCAGTCGATCCACTTGGACTGGCGGACCGACGTGCCGTTGACGGTGGTGTTGATGTCGAAGTACGGCTCCCGCAGCGCCGAGTAGTTGGCGGTGTTGGTGATGAAGCCGTGGATGCTCTGCAGGCCGGCCTTGGTGCCGCGCACGGTGGAGGCGAACAGCTCGGCCGCCGGGCGGAAGTTGCTGTCCCAGCCGAGCCAGCCGTGGTGCGCCGCGTCCACGTAGTTGTAGACGTTCGGGATCTCGTAGAACTTGTCGATCGCGTAGCGCACGCCCTCGACGTAGGCGCCGGTCCGCTCGGCCTCCTGGCAGTCGGGCACGTTGAGGTTGGTGATCAGGTTGGGCAGCGAGTCGATCTCGATGATCGTCACGATGCGCAGGTTGCGGTACTTCTCATCGGCCAGGATGTCGGCGATCACGTCGATGTACTCGGTCTTGTACCGCTGCAGGCCGTTCTCCGAGATGCGCAGCTCGCCGTTGGAGGCCAGCGCCGAGCAGTCCCGGTTGGGCAGGTTGTAGATGACGATCTGGATGGTCAGCGGCCGGCTGCCGTTGGCCTCGTCCTGCTTGACGGCCTCGTCCAGGTGGTCGCGCAGGCCCATGTGGTTGTCACCGGCCGAGCCGGACTCGATCGCGGCGATCCTGTCCAGCCACACGGCGGTCGACTGGTCGGCGACGGCCTCGCCGCCCGGCTCGGACCTGGCCTTGGCCGACCAGTCCGGGTTCACGTAGCCGTCAGCGCCCTCGAACGGGTTGTCCACCCGCTCACCCGGCGTGGGCGTGGTGTCGTCGCCGTCGTCGTCCACCTCGGTGGCGGTCACGGCGACCGGCTCCAGGCCCTCGGAGGTGACGTTGATCGTCCGGGTGCCGTTGGTGTCGTCGTCGTCCTGGGCGGCCGCGAGCGTCACGCTCTGCGGGGTGTCCCAGTTGGAGGAGGTGAAGGTCAGCGAGGAGCCGCTCGACACCGTGATGTCCTGGTCGCCGTCGGAGGCCGCGGTCACGCTCACGGAGACGTTGTCGGAGGGCTGGGTGGCCAGCCGCACGGAGAAGGAGGCCGTGCCGCCCTCGGGGACGTTCACCCGGGTCGGGGTGACGACGAGCGCCTGCTCTTCCTGCCCCGGCCCCTCGTCACCGGTGCAGGGGGTGCCGTTGATGGCGAAGTCGGTGGGGTCGGGGTTGCTGCCGCTGAAGGAGCCGTTGAAGCCGATCTCCCACTGCGCGCCGGTCGGCTGGTTCGCGTTCCACGACAGGCTGCGTGCCGTGACGGTGCTGCCCGACTGCGACCACTCGGCGTTCCAGCCGTGGGTGACCTGCTGGTTGCCGGGGAAGGTGTAGGTAAGCGTCCAGTCCGTCAGGGGGTCACCGAGGTTGCGGATGGTGAGGTTGCCGCCGAAGGAGTTGCCGCCCTCCCATGCCTTGGAGTACGTGACCTCGCACGCGACCGCGGCGTTGGCCGCCGACGGACTGGCGACGAGGCCGACGGCGGTGAGCGCCGTTGCCGCTCCCGCCACCAGCGCTCTGCGCCAGGAGCTTCTGTGGGGTCCCATTTGCTGCTCTTCTCTCCGTAGTGAACCGTGGTTCCGCCACCGTGCGGAGGCGGCCTGACAGCGCCCAGTCCGGCACCAGCCGGTGGGAGCGCTCCCATCGTGGTTTCGATCCGGAGAGATGTACAGGTTTCACCCGTCCGCCGGGCCCCTGCGATCGGAGCGAGGCCGCGGACACCTCGAGAAACGTCCTCACCCGGAAGCCGGAGCGGAAGAGAATCCGATGAAAATTTCAGTCTACCGATCGTTTACCGGCCTTCGGGGCGGTCTTCACGTTCGGTATCCCGGACCTTGATCGTGGCCCGCAGCGATCCGGCGTGCGCCCGCTCCTCGGGGTGGTGACGGACCCGGATCAGGCTGGCGACCGTGACCACCACGAGGATGCCCAGGATGACCCCCAGCGAGATCGGCGTCGGCATCTGCGGGACGGCCGGGAAGACGTCCTCGTGCAGGAAGGTGAGGATGAGCTTGACGCCGATGAAGGCCAGGATCACCGACAGGCCGAGGGAGAGGTAGACCAGCCGCTCCAGCAGGCCGTGGATGAGGAAGTACAGCGCGCGCAACCCGAGCAGGGCGAAGGCGTTGGCGGCGAAGACGATGAACGGGTCGCGGGTGACGCCGAAGACGGCGGGGATGGAGTCGAGGGCGAACAGCAGATCGGTGCTGCCGATACCGATGAACACGAACAGCAGCGGCGTGGCCACGCGGCGGCCGTTCTCCACGGCGACCAGCCGGCCGCCGTGGAAGTCGTCGGTCGCGGGCAGCACCCTGCGCGCGTAGGTGAGGACCTTGTTGTCCTCCAGGTCGGGGTCCTGGTCCCGGTGGCGGAAGAGCTGCACGGCCGTATAGATCAGAAACAGTCCGAACAGCAGGAACGTCCAGGAGAAGACGCTGATGGCCGCGGCGCCGATCGCGATGAAGACGGCGCGCAGCGCCAGGGCGGCGGCGATGCCGAACAGCAGCACCTTCTGCTGGTAGTCCTCCGGCACGGCGAAGTTGGCCATGATGATGACG
It contains:
- a CDS encoding glycoside hydrolase family 6 protein, translated to MGPHRSSWRRALVAGAATALTAVGLVASPSAANAAVACEVTYSKAWEGGNSFGGNLTIRNLGDPLTDWTLTYTFPGNQQVTHGWNAEWSQSGSTVTARSLSWNANQPTGAQWEIGFNGSFSGSNPDPTDFAINGTPCTGDEGPGQEEQALVVTPTRVNVPEGGTASFSVRLATQPSDNVSVSVTAASDGDQDITVSSGSSLTFTSSNWDTPQSVTLAAAQDDDDTNGTRTINVTSEGLEPVAVTATEVDDDGDDTTPTPGERVDNPFEGADGYVNPDWSAKARSEPGGEAVADQSTAVWLDRIAAIESGSAGDNHMGLRDHLDEAVKQDEANGSRPLTIQIVIYNLPNRDCSALASNGELRISENGLQRYKTEYIDVIADILADEKYRNLRIVTIIEIDSLPNLITNLNVPDCQEAERTGAYVEGVRYAIDKFYEIPNVYNYVDAAHHGWLGWDSNFRPAAELFASTVRGTKAGLQSIHGFITNTANYSALREPYFDINTTVNGTSVRQSKWIDWNFYVDELSYAQDMRRELISLGFPSDIGMLIDTSRNGWGGPDRPTGPSSATDVDKFVDESRIDRRLHAGNWCNQAGAGLGERPQANPEPGIDAYVWVKPPGESDGASEEIDNDEGKKFDRMCDPTYEGNERNGYNNSGALPDAPLSGHWFSAQFQELLRNAYPPVN
- a CDS encoding VOC family protein, which gives rise to MSTITGLRRGDVGYAMLWTPDVARAAAFYHDLLGWRLSPGGSAQGRQVEGVTPPFGVWGGQDRYTLFLCYAVDDVTEAIHRVRAAGGRAEESRREPYGLIADCEDDQGLPFVVYEDTGRGRATERPRHGELAYITIGFPDVEAAKAFYGPVLGWRFTPGRVENGWNVRNDDGEVRPMVGFWGGRERAAAVPLYAVDDLAAAVAKARELGGTATDPQPRPFGSMAECTDDQGCPFYLARLDG
- a CDS encoding TerC family protein, encoding MAQIPSWAWLATIGLVVALLTVDFVVAARRPHVVRLREATFWSVFYIGVALAFGAVLWGLAGHDAGTEYFAGWVVEKSLSVDNLFVFVIIMANFAVPEDYQQKVLLFGIAAALALRAVFIAIGAAAISVFSWTFLLFGLFLIYTAVQLFRHRDQDPDLEDNKVLTYARRVLPATDDFHGGRLVAVENGRRVATPLLFVFIGIGSTDLLFALDSIPAVFGVTRDPFIVFAANAFALLGLRALYFLIHGLLERLVYLSLGLSVILAFIGVKLILTFLHEDVFPAVPQMPTPISLGVILGILVVVTVASLIRVRHHPEERAHAGSLRATIKVRDTEREDRPEGR
- the hrpA gene encoding ATP-dependent RNA helicase HrpA codes for the protein MGTASLTSPLDDLRARLPELMLRDQRRLRRRLDGVRKVRSRDARLRILEEIAAEVGKAEQRLAARRAAVPEITYPEQLPVSARKDDILAAIRDHQVVIVAGETGSGKTTQLPKICLELGRGVRGLIGHTQPRRIAARTVAERIAEELGTEPGHTVGYKVRFTDRVGDHTLVKVMTDGILLAELQGDRALEQYDTLIIDEAHERSLNIDFILGYLKQLLPRRPDLKVIITSATIDPERFSRHFGGAPIIEVSGRTYPVEVRYRPLREDQEDQIQAIADAIDELCAEGPGDILVFLSGEREIRDTAEALAKQNHHDAEILPLYARLSAAEQHRVFQRHSRRRIVLATNVAETSLTVPGIKYVVDPGFARISRYSHRTKVQRLPIEPISQASANQRKGRCGRVSDGICIRLYSEEDFLSRPEFTDPEILRTNLASVILQMTAIGLGDIAAFPFVEPPDQRQVKDGMNLLVELGAFDSARNLTPLGRKLAALPVDPRLARMVLEADRNGCVHEVMVIAAALSIQDPRERPVDKQQAADEKHRRFADKESDFLTYLNLWNYLQEKQRELSSSQFRRLCRAEFLNYLRVREWQDVYGQLRQMSKSLGVTLNSTPADPQKIHVSLLAGLLSHIGVKDVDRKGGQDGPRRPITEYLGARNARFAIWPGSALAKKQPQWVMSAELVETSRLWGRINAKIEPEWIEPLAKHLIKRSYSEPHWEKSQAAVMAYEKVTLYGVPIVAQRKVNYARIDPELCRELFIRHALVEGDWDTHHAFFKENRKLLEEVEELEERARRRDILVDDETLFDFYDQRVGEEVVSGRHFDAWWKKVRVDQPDLLNFEKSMLISEHAGEVSERDYPDVWRQDGLRFPLTYQFEPGADADGVTVHIPLAVLNQVTEDGFDWQIPGLRQELVAALIRSLPKPVRRNFVPAPDYARRVLERVKPRSEPLLDALERELLRMTGVRISREDWRPDQIPDHLRITFRVVDGRRTVAESKDLAELKRRLAPRLRATLAKAGSGLERRGLREWEIGDLPTTFERGRMKAYPALADEGDSVAVRMFETQAEQRRAMWAGTRRLALLASPSPVKWVLSQLDNQAKLSLSRSPHEGAVALFDDCMACAADALIAECGGPAWEEEGFRRVRDHVRAGLFDATLDVVRRVEGILRVWHGIGTTLSQMPPSAAVEDVREQIDNLVYPGFVTATGRRRLPDVLRYLRAAERRLAKLPEDPWRDEDWMLKVHRIEDDYHDLLDRLPPARREDEDVTEIRWMIEELRVSFFAQQLGTPYPVSEKRIRKAMDKIG